The DNA window CTGAAATTGTTTTGTTGAATAATTTCTTAAAGTCCATTTATGCTTTCATTGGATTAAGAGCACCTCAACTCATCCTGCATTATAATGGACCCAATAATGTGATTAGAAGGTGAAATCCTCGACAGCTTGTTCAACTATTGGTTGGAATCCAAAGTGGTTCACAACTTGAGCTACTTTCTTACAGGACATTTCAAGCATTTTTACGTGTTTTAATAAGACCTCTAACTCAGTGCCAGATTAAattaatgttaacatttttatgaGTCCTGCTGAAATAATGACTTTTCTCACATCAAGTTCTCATTTTGTCTCTATTTAGGGTTCCATTGGTTTGCCTGGGATGCTTGGACAGAAGGTAGGAATAATTAAGCAATGTGGACTGTGGAGTTAAGCAGCATTTGATCTGATTATTTCTTATCTTTGCTCCTCTCCCAGGGTGAGCAGGGACCAAAGGGAGAGCCAGGAGTCCCAGGAAAGAGAGGACCCACTGGGCGACCTGGGAAGAGAGGCAAacaggtgagaaaaaaaaaagactgatacGAAGGTGCACAAGGTGTTTGATTATTTCTAAAGTATGTAAGTTTCTGTGAAATGTAACAGACCTGGATCTGACATGGTTCACTTTCATACACCAGCATCATGTAACCCTTGTGTGGAGAACTGACACTCTGCTGCTCCTCAGTGAGTGAACAGAGAGATTTGTCCTCTCACTGGCTAAATCAGTCACTCCAACTCAACTTGGGGCTCTAAGTTTAGACTTCCGCAGGGACTGTAGAGTCTTTGGCATCTTCTCAGtctacacatttacacacacatacacacacatgtgtacacacacagctATGCACAAGTGGCAGTGGCATGTAGgtcatttcagtgtgtgtgtattttctaaTATTGGCCTGGTTTGTGCAGGGCATGAAGGGTCAGACTGGAGCCCCTGGAGTCATGGGCCCCCCAGGACCTGCGGGTCCAAATGGCCAGCCTGGACCACCTGGTCCACCTGCCTCTGGTAACACACACGCTGAAACACAATCAGTCTCAAATTATTGTTTATATAATTTCAAAGTATAGTTtaggcatgtgtgtgttatacGGGTTGTGTTCCTTGCAGGTCTCTATCTAGTCGGGGAAAAGGGAGAGAAGGGTCTCCCAGGTCCACCAGGTCGCTGTGAGTGTGACACCTCTCTCGGAGCAAAAAACACCCCTTTTggaagctacacacaacaggGTAGCCCCAATAAAGTCCCTGCGGTAAGACCCCATTCACATTAAACTGCTTTCCTTCACAGTATAAGCATTGACACTGAAAATGTATCTACACTGAATCAATCATTACTCATCAACTTTCACAATCgtctgtatgcatgtgtgtagaTATTTGTGGTAAACAACGAGGAGGAGATGGCACGTCTACATCTTGACAACGCTATAGCATTCAGGAAGGATCAGAGGGCGCTCTACTTCAGAGATAAAGATGGATGGAAACCCATACAGGTATATTTGATGTGTTAAGTAATTGTTGAGGATGTAGCACTACAGATGTTCAAATGACTGGAGCTGGAAGCTATCATTTTTCAAACAGGAGCCAATGAGCACATTATTACATCTTGGCTTAAACTAGACTACATTACATCGTTACTATAAGTGACCAGGTTAAATAAAACTTACATTTCAGCCTAGTTTTAGCCGAGGTAACTTGACATCTTTTCACCTGCAAACCACAAAACCTGAGCTTGCTTCGTAAGACTTCTCAGAACCTGCAAATGTCAAGTCAGCGCTTGTTCTCTTGCAACTCTTGTAGCCCTTCCAGCCGTTCCAGTCCACAGAGAAAGTCCAGGACAGAGTTGGCATGTGCGGGGACAGAAAAGTGCAGCCCCAGCATGGAGAGGAGTGTGATGACGGAAACCAGATTGTCACTGATGCTTGTCTCAGTGAGTTACATGCCTCTCAAGTTCACTTGCACATACGGCCAGTACAGTAAGagttaaagaaaaagaatgatCTACTGGCAGCTATTCTAATCATCCAAGCAATTGTTGTCATTGAAAACAAATTTCAATTATATTTTAAGttactttttgtatttaaaGCACAATCTTCATGCCACCCTCTTTAGATCAAAATCTTAGTCTATAAATGCGGGCTTTTTGCTGCACAAACAGCACTATGCTGTCACAAATGGGATAACCTGCAGAGCATAGTCTGAGCCCACATAGCAGAGGATTAAAGAACTATGCGCTGTGAAACCTTTCCTTGATCTTTCATTAATCTCACCCTCTCTTTTCCTGCCATCCTTTCACtactctctgcttctctgttcAATTAAATTAGCAGGAAAATGCTGTATTGGCACACGAGAGTGCCAAAGCAATTAGTTACgtcttctctctcccttccctcccttGCTCTCTCCTATCTCTGCCACTacgttttttgttgttttaatgtctttccCTTTATCACTTCAGATTGCAAGTGGGCCTACTGTGGAGATGGCTACCGACATGAAGGCATGGAGGAGTGTGATGGAAAAGACTTTGGTTATCAGACCTGCAAATCTTATCTTCCTGGGTATGTTTGCTGACAGGATTCAGTTCACGTATTTATGTGCATTAAGATGCTGTTATAAGCCAACATTTTGCAGAGGTCTTCTGTGCCAAGATTGCACAATGCAGTTCATTCTGCAGGTATGATTCATCTTGGGATAGTGCAGGTCACTCAAATGAACTAATGTACTTTTTTGTTGTGTCTATGAAACCATCCTGAGATGGTGTATTTGTAGTCcaatatttaaaactgcatAACTCACTCAACTCTGCCAGCTTTGTATTTATGCTTAAAGGAGTAGTTAGAATTTTAAGATACGTATTCACTCTCTTGCTGAAAGTTTGATGAGAGGATCAAtatcactctcatatctgttaGGTAAATATTAGGTGGAGCCAGGAGGCAGTtcacttagcttagcataaagactcagagtagagggaaacagctagttgTTCAACTAGCTGTCCAGCAAGTAAACATAATTCCATTTACTAGCCCTTCTGAAGTGctttaattaacatgtttaatCCTCATGAATTACAAAACGTTTTGTGattcaagaaatagttccagcaaGTAAAACCATAACTttctgattttttaattttcctgctaatttaatttttttttgtatggattaaacaagtGAGATGTAACGTGTTAGTTAATAGTTTTACCTTTAGGCTAGCTggctgcttccagtctttatgctaagctaagctaattgcctctCAGCTCTAGACTCCATACTtaccacacagacatgaaagtgatATCAATCTCCTCATCTAACTGGGTAGGTAATTGGGTAGGTACTGAGTTAAGTATACACTTATCAGTCAGTTGCACTTATAAATCATTTTCCGTGTCTTTCACAGATCCTTTGGGCAGCTCAGATGCACTGACTCCTGCCTCAttgactccactggctgcaagtACTTCACCTGAactggaaatgtttttaaaaatggccACATTGCAACTTTGCAACCTGTTTTTATGATTACAGGGCATATACTTCAGATTCCTCCTGAAGTCTCGCCCCTCCACCCCCTTCCTAAAAAAATAACTGATCAACTGAGAGAGTACTAAGGGGAAACGCTTGTGTCTGCTCTGAGCCATGAAAAGTCATGGGAGTCAGCTTTGAATTGACTGTCCCCCCTGGAGGTTCAAATCTTTTATCGGCCTCAGGGAGACGCTCCTTGCGACTGTAACACCATCGGCTGTAGCACTGTTATGAACACTGGTGATGGTGGGGAACTGTTAAACGATTTAACGATTGTATCATATTAAGTAGTTTCATTGTGTATGACTTGCTGACTGTTAATGCAGAAAATAAGCtgaacttcttcttcttctaatgagaaaaagaaaaaaaagagccttTTCCAAAGAGGCAATAATACTATATGTACTGTAGTATGCAAATCAGGggtgtgtaaatgtttttattccagtgCAATGCATtacaaaacatatatttatgaAATGCAATGCTGTGTTAttgcatgtaaatgtgttcCGGTGCACAGTGGACTGCTTTAAACAGTGCTGTAGATGTACTAGCCAAAGTGTGGCTCTTCTGAAGTGAATGTTAAAATACCCGAcaggaagaaaatgaatgtcATACTGCAACAACAGCCAAAAAAGATTATGTGTGATTATTGCAGCAGCATGAAGAAACTGCTCCATTACATCAAATACAATCAAGACtaaaccagaaaatatataATCTGCCTGCATGACTGTAAATTTCATAAAACATTGTACATTAATAAAGATTACACTTCTGAGTTATGTCTTCAATCAGTtaaagttgggtttttttttaaaggggggaCTGTGTGGGTGGGGTTTATGAGGAGAAAGCAGCCAATCAAAGGAGGACTTCCTGCAACAACTTGTATGATGAAACGTCCCTGCCACGTACGTAGGGGGGCAACTGCAAGCTTTGTTGCTTGTTCTGCACATTTGTTAGAAACTTTTCTATTTGTCTGTTCGTCCTGCTGTTTGTCCGTAGAGTTAAGTGTGTCGGCATGTTGCTGACTGTCCTGAGCTGGCTGTCTTCctccctgctgctgtctgtcagcgGCGGGAAGCTGCCTGAAGCTGAGGTGCAGATAGAAGTCATGCACAGACCTTTTCTCTGTCACCGAAAATCTAAGTATGGAGACATTCTGCTGGTGCATCATGAGGGATATTTAGAGAATGGGACCATGTTTCACTCCACGTATGTATGTTTGATGTCTAACAGTCTTTTAAATTAATGCGAATTTCAGGTAAGATAGTTGAAGTTAATTTCTCACTCCTGGTGGTTTTGCACTGTCAATAATGAAAGATATAAAGAGGAagatattttctgttatttacacTTGAAAACAGCTGTTATAGTTGCAATGTATCACCTTGGTTACTGCCCACAGGAGGAGAGGGTCAcgtgaaaaaaagaaaaactttttaaagggccagttcacCCAAACTACAAGAGGACATACTATCTCTCATACTTATAGTGATGTCTAACCATGCGGATATCTTTGCTTTTATGTGCTGAGGGTTTAAGATATCCAtctctcaattttttttatttaacactgatttttttcacaTGTATATTTTCAGTTCTTTAAGTACTACAAACAACATCCACCTGCATTTTACTGGGGTACCACAGtctatttgttcatttaaatgtttgcattagacctgcaatgattagttaactaatcgattagttgccaactattgatttaatcgccaactattttgataatcagtcattttttaagaaaaatatgtccaaattattccagcttctcaaatgtgaatattttctggtttatttcgTTTTCTgcatagtaaactgaatatatttaggttgtggactgtttgttAGGACAAAAGGAGATATTAAGGATGTCCTCTTAAGGTTTGGGAAACTgagatttttcaccattttctgacattttatagaccaaacaactaatcgattaatcaagaaaataattgacagattaaggAGAAGTAGGAAGCTAAAAGCTCATACAAGGACATCCAAAATCCCAAGACAAGATAAACAGAATTACacaatgtgaaaagtgtcagaGACATAGTATATCAAAATGTTGGCACATAAAGTTTAGACTATCAGTATGGCTTGAAgggaaagtgagaaaatatgtttttgtgtgtgtgtgatttaggtgaactgaccctttaatttCTGAGTTTAAACAGTATTGTAAGAAAATACTTGGTACGAATTCTTGACTTTTCTTCTCATGTTATCTAATATTATATCTCTCAATATTATAACAACAACcacagaaagaaatgaaaagttattttaattCGAAAATATGTTTGATGCCATAAagttaacattaaaaaataatgactaGATATTATTTGCATTGCAAAGTGTTGGAACAGTCAGCAACAGGGGTTTTGCAGTATTTCCTTTTCCATACCTGTAACACTCCGCTCTGTCTGTCCACCAGTCGAGGCCATGGTGACAAGCTGGCAGTGTGGTTTACACTTGGCATCAAGGAAGTGATCAGAGGCTGGGATAAAGGCCTGCAGGACATGTGCgctggagagaagaggaagctCATCGTACCTCCAGCTCTGGCCTATGGGAAGGAAGGGAAAGGTATTGAAGCTTTTACACATGCATGTAAAGGTCACTGTATCCTTCCCTAAAGGTACATGACACTATCTTCTTATAAAAGCATGTGGTTTTACagaatgtgttatttatattctgcatgtttgtatgtaaaattGCATTGTTTTGATTGGCTCTCTAGGACTCCCACAATGAATGAAGGTTTCAGTCAGTAATACTAGTCCGCTTTATGTCAACATGGAGCATGTGAACAATACTAAGCTTTGTCCTGGTAAGCACACACCACTCCAACCAATAACATCGAACCTTCCTGCACCTAACTAACCTTTGCCATGACAACAGAAACCTGAATGACTTCATATGCCTACTAATGCAGTTTTGTCATTAACACTcacaaaatgctttataacTTATTCATTCACAGAAGTACCATTTCTGTAGCTCTAACCAAGCCTACTGTTTCTCTATGCTGAAGCATGCTTATAGAAACTGCAGGTGATATCAGGTCTCAGTTTTAGTTGACCTCTTGCCCTCTGGTCTTGTCCATGGTCAGGTAAAATCCCTCCTGAAAGCACCTTGACCTTCATCATCGAGGTGCTTGAGATCAGAAACGGACCGAGGTCGCACGAGTCCTTCCAAGAGATGGACCTCAACGATGACTGGAAGCTCTCCAGGAACGAGGTGCAGACCAGGACTGCATTGTGATTTATTCAACAAAAcactttctttattctttatacTTTAGTTGGATCCCCATTAACTTCCACTAAATGCTCACTAGTCTTGCTGGGGTGCacacaacaacagtaacaataaaacaataattaaaaatcacattgatcaataaaacaagaaaaaactaaaCACGCCATTtataaagatcagaaaataagttaaataacTACATATGAAAAAGTAGACCAAAACCACAATAACCAGAGGTAACATCTACGTAACTTAAACTTTATAAGAGATGAACTGACCACTGGTTTCCAACCTTGGTGGCTTGTGACACTTTGTAACCAAGCAATGTCTAATCATGACCCCTCATTACTGGGCTGCTTTCCCTACCTGAATTTATTCAGAAAAATAGGTTGAACTGTTGTTGGATAAAGTCAAATAAAGATTATATCTTGGTATAAAAAAATGGTGCAAATCATAAACAGTTATGCTTCCCTTCCCATGATAATTTCTGTTATGTAATTGCAGTTGAAACAGACCAATCAGAGCCCATCAGACTGTCAATCAAAATCAGTTCATAACAGTTAAATCAGACAATGTGTCAGGTGTCAAGAAATTAGAACATAAAGCACatcaaaaatgttaatattgtgATGGTGTAAATACTGTGGTGATAGAGTTTTATGTAAAATGgttctcaaaaacaaaaaaatatgagcTCTTTGGATCTCTGTGTAGCCGAGGATTCAAGTAGCCAGCTTAAGTTATTGTATAGCTTGCATTTTACAATGCAGGTATATTATTTTTAGTGAAGATACAATATGGTTATATTAAGATATTTACACTATAATTTGGCCCAAACTGTAACCTGAGGTCATTTCTATTTAGTGTCTCATTTTAGACTTTCTGTATCATGTAAAGAATGGAACTAGAAATGGGCTTCAGATATACaatttctgcctttttcttattattaatcatatttttgttgCTTCAGTCtgcgtttttcttttttcagccaGTCTTACCCAATTATTTCCCGCTCTCTCCCTGCCAGGTGAAAGAATACCTGAAGAAGGAGTTTGAGCGTTACGGCTACCCTCCCAACGACACCCTGCACGAGAACATGATGAAAGATATTTTTGCCAGAGAAGATAAGAACAACGATGGCTTCATATCCTCCAGAGAGTTTACTTACAAACACGATGAACTTTAAAGCCACTTCCTGTCCTGctactcactcactcactcatccAGTTTTCATTGATCTGTGGTGGAAACACTTTGACTTGTTTTGCGAGGATTCTCTCAGGTTAACTGAACATCTTAGCTTTACAGAagaattgtgtttgtgtggcaaGTGACTCTTAAACCCATCCTCTGTGAAGATTTATGTGGTGGGCTTTGAGACAATTTTTGTTTATCTGGCTCTTTTAGTGATATTTCACTTTAGCAGatctttgcatttgtgtgtgtttacttctACAGGAGCTCATGAATAGCAAACTGCCAGATTTGCTCCTTTTGGGACCACGATCCCCTTGACATTTCCAACTTTAGaaatttaaaaaccttttaGCACATTTACATTCAAGAGAATTAGACCATGTAACTTTTCAAGAATATGCTGACGTAACAGCAAAGGAATGAATGCCTGTACTGACAGCACATCATGTGGGCAGGTAGAGCATTACTGTTGCTAAATTTGGAGGTGAAATTCCCCTTAAGTGAAATGCAATGTTTGTTTCCTTtacaaaatgtttaacttttatAGGTGCATTTGGAAAGAAAGCGAGTACTTTATGGCAGACATGGTGACTTGTCAATGTGGGAAAagcaggtgtaattaataacataattTTGCTCTATTTAAGTGCTCCCAGGAAGTCAGTATGCATAAAACTGAGGCTATTATTAGTGTTGTAAGTGACACCTGTGtttgaaaagtcaaaatgtccgTGAGAAAGGAACACTGCACACGCATACACTGAAATATGAATGCTGAAAGGATATATTGTTCAGCTATATCCCGCTACATGAAGTGTAGTTTTATTCTGATGTTGAATCCACTCACACATTGACTAACATTGAGTCTAAAGCTGGTCTCCTTACATCTTAGACAATTAAAATTGTGGTAATAATGAACAACTCTATCTACAAGATATAATCCAGAGAAGACTCATCTGAAAGGACAAAAGAAATTAATGTA is part of the Thunnus albacares chromosome 19, fThuAlb1.1, whole genome shotgun sequence genome and encodes:
- the LOC122969869 gene encoding peptidyl-prolyl cis-trans isomerase FKBP14-like, which produces MLLTVLSWLSSSLLLSVSGGKLPEAEVQIEVMHRPFLCHRKSKYGDILLVHHEGYLENGTMFHSTRGHGDKLAVWFTLGIKEVIRGWDKGLQDMCAGEKRKLIVPPALAYGKEGKGKIPPESTLTFIIEVLEIRNGPRSHESFQEMDLNDDWKLSRNEVKEYLKKEFERYGYPPNDTLHENMMKDIFAREDKNNDGFISSREFTYKHDEL
- the wu:fc38h03 gene encoding acetylcholinesterase collagenic tail peptide; this translates as MDLVKIAVSFHILLCPAWALYRHSFMDSILSPRSALRLLNEPMRFDPCCLMSPPPPPLFPPPPQLWKRGDPDGISMLEPSVFGGEQQQRQKPVMPGCSPGPPGPPGPSGPEGHRGLPGIRGPKGEKGEIGRPGSKGRTGAPGLPGKQGLQGWPGPEGPKGEKGDPGLMGLPGLRGPPGTKGLPGYKGDKGARGDAGTAGPKGDKGSIGLPGMLGQKGEQGPKGEPGVPGKRGPTGRPGKRGKQGMKGQTGAPGVMGPPGPAGPNGQPGPPGPPASGLYLVGEKGEKGLPGPPGRCECDTSLGAKNTPFGSYTQQGSPNKVPAIFVVNNEEEMARLHLDNAIAFRKDQRALYFRDKDGWKPIQPFQPFQSTEKVQDRVGMCGDRKVQPQHGEECDDGNQIVTDACLNCKWAYCGDGYRHEGMEECDGKDFGYQTCKSYLPGSFGQLRCTDSCLIDSTGCKYFT